The sequence below is a genomic window from Halosolutus gelatinilyticus.
ATACTTCCGGGACGACGGGCGATCCCAAGGGTGTCGTCAGAACCCACCGCACCGAACACTGGCACGCGCTGGTGCTCAACCAGCACATGGAGATCAGGGACGACGACACCTACCTCTGGACGCTGCCGATGTTCCACTGCAACGGCTGGGGCCACACCTACGCGATCACGGGCACCGGCGGCACGCACGTCTGTCAGCGGACCTTCGACGCCCAAGGTGTGTTTGATCGCGTGCGCGAGGACGACGTCACGTTCATGTGCGGCGCGCCGACGGTGCTCAACAACCTCATCGCGTACGCCGAGGAACACGCCGACGTCGAGACGACCGGCGATCGCGACGTCCGCATCGCCACGGCCGGGAGCGCGCCCGCGACGGCCACGATCGAGACCGTCGAGGACGAGTTCGGCTGGCGGATCATCCACATCTACGGCCTCACCGAGACCGCGCCGATCATCACGACGAGCAACTCGCCGCGCCGCCTCGCCCAGCGCGGGCGCGAACTCAAGGTGAAACAGGGCTTCGGGACGCTCTGCACCGACGTCCGGGTCGTCGACGAGGACGGCGAGGACGTCCCCCGCGACGGCGCGACGATCGGCGAGATCGTCGTCCGCGGGAATCAGGTGATGGACCGGTACCTGAACAAGCCCGACGCCACTGAGGAGGCTTTCAACGATCGCGTCGAGGGCTACTTTCACACCGGCGACCTCGCGACGATCGACGAGGACGGCATGATCGCCATCCAGGATCGCAAGAAGGACATCATCATCTCCGGCGGGGAGAACATCTCGAGCATCGAGGTCGAGGATATCCTCTACGACCACCCGGACGTCCTCAAAGCCGCCGTCATCCCCGTCCCGAGCGAGCAGTGGGGCGAGACGCCGAAGGCGCTGGTCGTCCCGAAGGACGACGCCGATCTCGACGAGGAGGGCGTCGTGAGCTTCGTCGGCGAGCACCTGGCGAGCTACAAGAAGCCGACCAGCGTCGACTTCGTCGACGACCTCCCCGAGACGGCCACCGGCAAGGTCCAGAAGTACGAACTTCGCGAGGAATACTGGGACGACGAGGCGCGCAAAGTCGGTCAGCAATAGGACGCTCGGGCGGACTTTTCGATCGGCCTTTTGATGGGGACCGGCGATCGCGATCGAGTAGAGGTGCGATCAGATACTGCCGTAGACCCTCGATAACTGCTGAAAGCACTACGAAAGCCCTCGATTCCCTTTCCACCCGTATCGGCTGATTGGACTGCCACCGCGGGCGGGACTGAAAGGGGCTGGCGGTATCCGGGAAGACGGGCGCCGTAAGCACCGACCGAAGTGAGGTCGTTCGAAAGACGCTCCGCGTCTTTCGTGATCTTCAAAAGAGCGCAATGCGCTCTTTTGGACCTCGCCGAGCTTCGCTCGGTTCAGTGACGAGAGACCGCAGGTCTCTCGAACCACGCGCAGCAAGCCCCTCGACTGGATACCGCCAGGGGCTTTCGTGGTATTCTCAACTGCGTCAGCGCTGTGAGATCACGACCTGACCGATACCGATCGATCGCGTGGCGCAACCCTTTAGTCGGTGCTCGCGATACACCCGATGGGAACCGCACGGCCGCAAATCTGACTCGCCGCCGATTCTGGCGGCTTGGGATTGCGGAAGTGCACCCGGCGAGAGCCGGTTACACGCGAGACGCGACTGCGGTCAGTGCGATTCCTATCCTCTACCAATGGCACGAATGCACACCCGCCGCCGTGGCTCGTCCGGCTCGGACAAGCCGGCGGCAGACGAACCCCCGGAGTGGAGCGACGTCGACCCCGAGAAGATCGAAGAGCGGGTCGTCGAACTGGCGGAGCAGGGCCACGATCCCAGCCAGATCGGGATCGCGCTGCGTGACGAAGGCGTCACGGGCACGCCCGTTCCGGACGTCAAACTGGCGACCGGCAAGAAGATCACCGAGATCCTTGAGGAGAACGACGCGAAAGCGGACGTTCCCGAGGATCTCCGGAACCTGATGGAACGCGCCGTGCGCCTGCGCGAGCACGTCCAGGCCAACCCGCAGGACCACCAGAACAAGCGCGCTCTGCAGAACACCGAGTCGAAGGTTCGCCGCCTGGTCACCTACTACCGCGGCGACGAACTCGAGCCCGACTTCACGTACTCCTACGACGTGGCCAAGGAACTGCTCGAAGGCTAACCGACTATCCACCAGATGTCCACCGAGGGTCGATCCGCCGAACAGACGTCCGCCGCGGCCGCCATTGAGAGCGCGAGCTTCGTTCGGTTCGTCACGCGAGCCGATGGGGACGGTCTCGCCGCGAGCGGCCTGCTCGCCCGATCGCTGGCCGATCGCGGGACGCCGTTTCAGGTGACGATCGGCCGCACCGTCGCGTCGCGGACCGCCAAAGCGGCGGCGAGCGCCGACACCGATCGCGCGGGCGACGAGACGATCGTGATCGGAACCGCCGACGCCGACGTTCCCCGCGTCGGAACGACGGACCGTCCCGCCACCTTCGCGGCCTGCGAGATCGTGCGGGAACTCGGCGCGACGCCGGATCCGATCCTGGCGCTCGCCGGCCTCGCGGCCGCCGGGATCGACCCCGGCGCGGGCGAGAGCGAGTGGCTCCTCGAGGCCGCTCGCGATCGGGGACTCATCGATCGACGGCCCGGAGCCGTCGTTCCGACCGCGGACCCGGTAGACGGAATCGCCTACTCCACGCGCGTTCGCGCGCCGTGGTCCGGCGATCCGGAGGCGACGCGCGAGGCGCTCGGAGCCGTCGCCGACGCGGCCCGCGACGACCCCGAGTCGCTCGACGGAGACGACCACCGGGCGATCGGCTCGGTCGTCGCGCTCGACGCGGTCGGCGACGAGACGGCGTCCGAGACGGCCGCGACGGCGATCCAGCGCGCGTTGCGTCCGTACGCCACCCCCGACGGCGCGTTCGCCACGATCGGCGGCTACGCCGACGTGCTCGCAGCGGCGGCCCGGACCGAGCCCGGGACCGGCGCCGCGCTTACGATGGGCCACGACGCCGTCGACCCGGCGCTCTCGGCGTGGCGCGAGCACGGCCGTCGCGCCCACGCCGCGCTCGACGAGGCGTCGACCGGACGGTACGACGGCCTGTTCGTCGTCGGCACCGACGGCGGCCCCGTCGAGGCGATCGCCCGCGTCGCCGCGGCCTACCGCTCTCCGGAGCCGACCGCGCTCGCGATCGGCGACGGCGAGGCGGGACTGGCTGCTCGCGAGGACGACCTCGGCGCGACCGTCGAGGCCGTCGCCCGCGAACTCGCCGACGAGACCGACGGCGAGGTCGAGTACGACGGCGCCCGCCGACGCGGCTACCTGCGCTACGACCCCGACGTGGACGAGTCGACGATCATCGCGACGGTGAGGGGATTCCGATGAGTCGGCGCGCGACGGCGACGATCCGGACGGAACACGACGATCCAGACGTGCTCGCGCGAGCGCTCGACCCGGACAACACCGACGAGATGGAGACGACCGCGATCGCCCCGACCGAGATCGAGCCGGGAGCGGTCCGCACGCGAATCGATCGCGAGACGACGAGCGGACTCCACTCGACGGTCGACGACTACGTCGTCAACGTAGACGTCGCGATGCGGGTTGCACAGCACGCGGAACCGACGGACGCGGGACCTGCGTCCGACAGCGATAGCGATCCAGATACCAACAATGAGTGAACGATCAGTTTCACGCGCGAAACAGGAGAAGCGGTGGTACACCGTGCTCGCACCGGAGCAGTTCGACCGGACGGAGCTCGGGCAGACCCCCGCTGACGAACCGGAAAAGGTCTACGACCGAACCATCGAAACGACGCTGGGCGAACTCACCGACAACGCCAGCGAGAACAACACGAAGCTCACATTCAAGGTGACCGACGTCGGCAGCGACGCGGCGTACACGGAGTTCATCGAGCACTCGCTGACCCGCGACTACCTGCGCTCGCTCGTCCGCCGCGGCGCCTCCAAGATCGAGGCGTATGTCACTGTCCTTACGACGGACGACTACCGCGTGCAGGTCCAGCCCGTCGCCTTCACCACCAAGAAGGCCGACGCGAGCCAGGAGCAAGCCATCCGCGAGACGATGGTCGAGATGGTCGAGGACGCGGCCGCCGACCGCACCTTCGAAGAGCTCATCGACGGCGTCGTCGAGGGCCGGCTCTCGTCGGCGATCTACGGCGAAGCCAAGACGATCTACCCGCTGCGCCGCGTCGAGATCCAAAAGGCGACGCTCGAAGCCCACCCCGAGGAAGTCGCCGAAGAAGAGGCGACCTCCGTCGACGTCGACGAGGAAGACGTCGCCGCCGACGACTGATCGCGGTCGTCGATCGGGTCCCGATTCTCGATTCGCGGTCGACTCTCGACTGCCGATCGGATTTTTCGACGCGACGGTCGCGGCTTCGCGAGCGATAGCCGGACTCATCCGACGCTGGCAACGCGCCGTCCGACAGCCGCTGCTACGGCCGGTAGCCCCATCCAGATCGGCGTCGCGACTCGATCGGTTGGTCCCTAAAAAACACCGTATACCTCGTGTACCCCTACCCGAGGTAATTCGAGCATTTGCCCGCCAATATAAATACTTTCTGTCGTGTACCGGATCGGTTACTCCGTGACGACGATCGTTCCTTTCATCTCGGCTCGTTCGTGCGGAATGCAGACGTACTCGTAGGTTCCGGGGACGTCGAAAGTGTGCTCGAACGTCTCGCGCGTCCCGAGTCGGCCGCCGCGGCTTTCCCCCCAGGCGTCGTAGGCGTCGGCCTGGTTCTCGAAGCCGCCGGTCGCGAAGTACGTCGCGTCGTCGGGGATGAGTTCCTCGTAGGCCGTCACCGTGTGGACGGCCTCGCTCGTGTTCTTCCAGACGACGGTCTCGCCGACGCGCACCTCGTACGTCTCGGGGACGAACTCGGTTCGCGTCATGCCGATGTCGCAGGACTCGCCGTCGCACGGGTCGCCGCCGGACAGGTTGAGAACGGACGAACAGCCGGACAGGCCGGCGGCGGTGCCGGAGCCGAGGGCGGCGAGCAGGGCGCGCCGATTCATACGCGACGATTGGGCGAGTCGCGATATAACGACCCTGGTTCGGCCGTCGAACACGTTCGGCGCTGGCCGGACCGCCGGTTCGCTCCTCGGTCTGCGACGTCGGTTCGACCCCGTTTCGCGATCGACCGTCGGCGATTGCGATCCGAACGAAAACACGTAAGGTATCGGCCGGTCGAAACCGGGAGTATGCTTCCCCGCTTCGTCGGCCGCCTGGGCGCGGCGGACGCGGTGACGATTGCCAACGCCGCGCTCGGCTTCGTCGCCGTCGTCGTCGCGTTCGTCGACATCCACCTCGCCGCCCGGCTCATCCTGCTGGCGGCGATCGCGGACGGGCTCGACGGCATCCTCGCGCGGCGCTACGGGGGGACCGATGCGGGGCCGTACCTCGACTCGCTCGCGGACGTCGCCTCCTTCGCCGTCGCCCCCGCCGTCCTCGCCTTCGTCGTGGTCCGCGGCGGCCTCGGGATCGGCTTCGATCGCGTCACGCCCGAGTTCCTGCTCGTAGCGGCCGTCAGCGCGCTGTTCGTCGCGATGGCCGTCACCAGGCTCGGACTTTACACGGCGTACGACACGACCGGCGCGTACACCGAGGGCGTCCAGACGACGCTCGCGGCGACCGTCATCGGCGCGTCGATCCTCGCCGGCGTCGCCGACCCGCGGCTCGTGCTGGCGATCACCGGCGCGTTCTGTTACCTGATGGTCTCGCGCATCCCGTACCCGGACCTGCTCGCGCGCGACGCCGCGATCATGGGCGTCGTCCACGCGCTCGCGATCCTCGTCCCCGACTTCGCCGGCCGGACGTTCCCGTACGCGCTCCTGACGCTCGGCATCGCGTACATGACGCTGAGCCCCTGGTTCTACTGGCGCGACGACGAGCCCCAGCCGGCCGAGACGGGCCTGCATGGAAACGCTTAGGAACGTGCTGACACGACCTGTACGCATGGTCACTGTCACGCGTCGGCGCCGTCCGGAGGTGGAAGTATGAGCGACGAAGACGCTGATACGGAATCGTCGAACGATGCCGAAGACGCCGAGCAGACGGCAGATGCGGACGCAGAGGCGGAGTCGGTCGATCTCGACGCGATCCGATCGGACCTCACAGCCCTCGAAGACGACCTCGAAGGGCTCGCCGCGGACCTCGAGGCCGCCGAGACCGAAGACGACCTCGACGTCGTAGAGGAGGACATCGAGGCCTTCCGATCGGACCTCGAGACGATCGAGGTCCCGGAGCCGCCGGAGGAAGAGGCGGAGGACGAAGACGAGGACGAGGAGTCGGTCACGCCGGAGGAGGAACTCCAGGAACGGTACGACGACATCGAGAGCGACGTGTCGGACCTCGAATCCGATCTCGAAGACCAGCGCGGTCCCTACGCCGAGGACGTCGTCGGCGAAATCGACGGCGTGAGCGCCACGATCACGGGAACCCGCTGGACCGAGGAGGGGAACGCGGAACTGATCGAGGCCGTCGACGGCTTCCTCGCCGAGCTAAACGACCTGCTCGGAAGCGCCGTCACCCTGGTCGACGAGGGCGAGGACGTCTCGGAACAGCTGGACGCCACCCTCGATTCCGCGGTCGAGGCGGTTGAGGGCGCCGATCTCGACCCCGACGACGACGCGGAGACGATCGCCGGCCTGCTCGACGCGACCGACGGCCTCGAGAGCGGCGTCGACGACGCCACCGAGTGGACGGACCTCGAGATCCGCGAACAGCTGCGCCGCGAGGGGTTCTACGACGTGCTCGATCACGTCAAGGACTTTCCACCCGAGTGGCACGCGCTGAAAGTCCACGAAAAGCGGGGCAACGTCGATATGATCCTGCTGGCGCTCGAGACGTTCGACTCTGGCTTCATGGAGGAACACTGCATGGAGGCCTTAGAACGGATGGGGCCCGAGGAAGCCACCGAACCGATGCTCCAGAAGGCGAACCGCCGGGATCAGGCTGCGATGCGCGTCCTCGGCAAGATCGGCGTCGAGGACGAGCAGGTCGTCGACACCCTGCTGGACTACGTCGACACCAACCCGAACCTCCAGCAGCCGGCGTTTCGCGCCCTCGGCGAGATCGGCGCCGAGGAGGCGGTCGAACCGATCGCCCAGCAACTCGTCGCCGACGAAGCGGACGTCCGTAGCTGGGCCGCCCGCGCGCTCGGCCTGATCGGCGACACCCGCGCGATCGAGCCGCTCGCGGACGTCCTCGAAGACGACGAGTCCGATCGCGTTCGCGCCAGCGCCGCGTGGGCGCTCAACCAGATCGGGACGCGGGAGGCCCTCGAGATCGTCGCCGAGTACGAGGACGATCGCGCGTACCTCGTCCAGGCCGAAGCCGAGAACGTCGATCTCGAACCGGTCGCCTGACCCGTCCAGATCCGGCCGCCCGAATCGATCCGAATCCCCTCGAATCGCCGCCGACACGCGTTCCTGTTCTGTCGACGCCGGAGTTTAAGTACCGAGGGGCGGCCAGACACGTCGATGTCCGATCGGGCGTCCATCGTCGGCCTCGTCATCCTGATCGCGAGCGCGATGCTCGCGCTGCCGGTCGGAGCCATCGCGACCGCGTCCGCGACGCCGGAACTGTCGCCGGACGCGATCGGTCCGGAGTCCGAAGCGCTGAGGGCGAACGCAGACGGAGACGCGGACGGTCTTCGTTGTCCCGCCGATCGCCACCGATCCGATGACCGATCGTCGGCGACCGTCGGTCCTCCCCGAATCGTCGAACTCTATCCGAACCCGACGGTGCACGGCAACGTCGGCGAGTACCTCGTTCTCGAGACGCCGCCCGAGACCGCTCTCGAGAACTGGACGATCACCGACGGGCACACGACCGCACGCCTGCCGAACGAGACCGTCTCGGGGCGTATCGCCCTGAGCGCCGATCCCGCCGCGACCGAGCCGCTGACCGCCGACCCCGTCCTCGAACTCGACGGAACGCTCCGGCTCGCGGTCGACGGCGACGAACTCTCCCTTCGAAACGGTACGACAACGCTCGATACCGTGGCCTACGATCGAGCGCCGCTCGCGGAACGGTGGTACCGGAGCGATCGAGCGGCCGAAAGCGATTCGGCAGCCGACGCCGCCGCTCGCGGCCGGTGGTGGCCCCGCGACGCCACCTGTCTCCCCGTCTCGACGTTCGATCCGGAGGAGGCGACGGCGTTCGTGCTCCCCGACTCCCCCGACGTTCCGCGGGAGACGATCCGGAACGCCGAGGACCGGCTCCTGCTCGCCGGCTACACCTTCACCGACGAGGCGATCGCCGCCGACCTCGTCGACGCGGCCGATCGCGGCGTCGACGTCGCCGTCTTGCTGGAGTCGGGTCCGGTCGGCGGCGCTCCCGAGGAAACTCGGACGCGAATCGAGAGGCTCGACGCCGCCGGAATTGACGTTCGCGTCATCGGCGGCGAGGGTGCCCGATACCGCTACCACCACGCGAAGTACCTCGTCGCAGACGACGCCGTCCTCATCACGACCGAGAACTGGAAGCCGTCGGGCGTCGGCGGTGCGTCGAATCGCGGCTGGGGCGTCCGCGTTTCCGACGGCGACCTCGCGGACGGGCTCGCGGCGGTGTTCGAGGCCGATTTTGACGGCTGGGACACCGAACCGGGGCCGGCACACGTCGAGAATGCGTCGTTCGTCGCGGACGACCCCTCGCCGGCCCGCGAGTTCGACGCCGACCACCCTCCAACGACGATGCCCGTCGAGTCGGCCGAACTCCTGCTCGCACCGGACAACGCCGAGCCGCGGTTGAAGGAGCTGCTCGCGTCGGCCGACGACGAACTGCTCATCGAACAGGCCGGCGTCGACCCCGACGTCTCCCTGCTCGAAGCGTCGATCGACGCCGCGCGACGCGGGGTCACGGTCCGACTCCTCCTCGACGGGTCGTGGTACGTCGCGGACGAACACGAACGCCTTGCAGCGCGCCTCGATCGGGCGGCCGCGCGCGACGACCTCGACCTCGACGTTCGTCTCGTAGACGACGAACGGTGGAACCGGTTCGAGAAGATCCACGCCAAGGGGATCGTCGTCGATCGAGAGACGGCGGTCGTCGGCAGCGCCAACTGGAACGACAACTCCCTGCGGGAAAATCGAGAAGTCCTGCTCGTCCTCCACGGCGAAGCCGCGGCCGCCTACTACGCCGACGTCTTCGAAGGCGACTGGGAGCGCGAGGGGTGGTCGTTCCCGATCGAGCTCACGCTCCCGGTCGTCCTCGCGCTCGCGGCTGCGGCGATCGTCGGGCGACGGTACGTTCGGTTCGGTGACGAACAACGGGCGGTTTCGGAAGCGCCGTCTCGAAAGCGGCGGTGATACATCTCCGGTGCGTTGCGCTGAGAACGATTCGTCGGCGCGGCCGATTCAGTCCGCGTGACCGTCGGCTTCGAGTTCGAGGTGCTTGCAGTAGTCGCGTTCGGGATCGAAACAGTCGGGGCACTGCTCGGGCCGATCGATGATGGTGTCGAGGCGCTCGGCGACGGTGTCGTCGATGACGCTCTCGAGCGCGCGGGCTTCCTCCCGGAACTCCTCGACTTCGAGGACGTTCGCGAGGAATCGCTCGATGATACAGTACGTCTGGAGGGCGTCGTGAGCGCGTTCGAGGCCCTCGTTGGTTAGGCTGGCACCCTTGTACTTCTCGTGATCGACGAGCCCTCGACCCTCGAGTTTACCGATCATCTCGTTGACGCTCGCCGGACTGACATCGAGCAGGTCGGCGAGCGTGCCGGTCGAGGCCGGACCGTCTTCGATGCGCTGGGCGAGGTAGATCGCTTTGAGATACTGATCTGCGGTATTCATTGACTCCCTCCATCGGTGATTGCGACGTATTCTGTGGCCGGTTCTCGCGGTCGCACGGCGCCTCGAAGCGCGGGCCGGGTGCGTCGAACGACGACTGACGCACCGGTCATGCTCTGTGCTCCATGATCTCGGTAACCTCCTGGACGCCGTCGCGTTCCTCCTCGCGGATGTCATAGAGCGTTTCGAGGAGCCGATCGCGATCGATCGCGAACGTCGCGTCCGAGGCTTCGATCGCCGCGATCAGATCGTCGTAGAACTTGTACGCCGTCTCCTCGTTGGCCAGTTGGTCGTAGAGGACGCCGTCCGTGTCCTCCGGCGGGCCGTACCGGGCGTCGACCAGTTGGTTGATCTCCTCGTATTCGACCGTCTCGGCGTCGAGGTCGTCGACCAGCGCCTCGAGCCGCTCGCGGTGGTCGGCCGACTCCGCGGCGGCCTCGGCGAGCAGCTCCTCCACCTCCTCGTCGATCGCCTCGCGCTGTTCGGCGGGCAGGGAGTCGAGGTGGTGGGCGGCGCGTGACTCGACGACCTCCTCGAGCACGACCCCGATCTGCAGCAGTCGGGCGAGCTGGTGGTCGCTCGAGACGCGCTGTCCCAAACTCATAGCTGGTCTTCCGTGTGCATGCTACTTAACTTCCTGCATCCGATCGTGGCGAGTCAACCCGTGTACCGCCACACGCGTCGGCCGCCGCCGCCGTCGATCGCGTCGACCTGCTTGAGCGTCCGCTTCAGACACGACCACCAGCCCTCGACCGTCTCGTACCCAGCGGGATGCCTCTCGTACAGCGCGTCGACGAAGTCGGATTTGCGCGCCCGCCCTCGGTCCTTGAGGAACGCGATCGCTCGGCCGGCGACCTCGCGTCTGGCCTCGACCTCCGCGTCCGACCGACCGGGGACCGACAGCGAGTCGAGATCGACGACGTCCGCGCCCGGTCGGATCGTCTCGTCGCCCAACTCGGTGGACGATCGGTACTCGAGGCCGGTTTCGACCGGCCGGTCCAACCGCGATCGCGTCTTCGCGACCGCCCGTCTGGAGAGTTCGTCCAGCCGATCGAGTTCGACCGTCTCGAGCACGTCCGCGTCCTCAGAGACGGGGTCTCCTCGGATGCGTACGACGCGCTCGGGTTCGAGTCCGGACGCGTCGGTCCCGGCTTCGTCGGACGCCGACGTTGATTCCACGTCGGTCGGCCGCGAGTCGGCCGTCCGTTCCCGCCTACGATCGGAGTCGGTTCGCTCGGTACCGTCGGGGAAATCGACGGTATCGACGGCCCGATCGCGGGAGACGGTGGTCCGCGGCGAGCCGCGAAACTCGATCGAGGGATAGCGCTCCGAGCGAGTCCACCCGCTATCGGAATCCCCGCTTGCTCTCGAGCCGTTCGCCGCCGCTTCGTCGTCGGGGTCCGCTGCGGTGGCGGCCGATTCGTCGGTAGGCGTCGTCGGTTGCGCGTCGGAGTCCGCTCTCTCGTCGCGATCGGCCAGTGTCGCGAGTCGGCGCTCGAGATCGACGATCCGATCGCGATACGCCTCGAGAATCCGCTCCGATCCGTCGGGTTCCTCCGTGATCGAGGCGCGGTGCTCGATGATCCATCGGACGTACGCGCTCCGGCTGTCGAAGCCGATCAGCCGTCGCTCCGTCTCGAGCGTCTCGAACGTCTCGTCGTCCAGTTCGACTGGCAGGGACCGCATCGACACCCGGTACACCACTGGCGTACTAAAAGGGTCGTCAGACGATCCCCTCGCCGACGATCGTCGAGAGAAAACTCAGGAGCGATCGCGAGCCGTGCGGACGCGGGAGCTACCGCTGCTCGATCGGCGGAAAACCGAGACGTAGAACCGCAAAATCCCGTTTCGAGGAAGAGTACCCGATCAGTTGCGCTGGCGGAGTCGCGCGGCGACCAGTTCTTCGAGATCGTCGCGCAGTTCGTCGACGGCGATCTCCTCTAAGACCGGCACGAAGAAGCCCTCGACGAGCATATTGCGCGCAGCGCGCGGATCGACACCGCGGGAGGTCATGTACAGCAGGTCCTCCCGGTCGATCTGGCCGACCGTCGCCGAGTGGCTGGCCTCGGTGTCGTGGTTGTTGATGATCAGCTTCGGCGAGGCGTCGGCCTCGGACTCGTCGGAGAGCATCAGGGTGTTCTCGCGCTGGTAGGAGCTGGTATCCCAGGCGTCCTTGCCGACGTCCTGGACGCCCTCGTAGACCGATCGGGCGATGTCGTCAGTGACGCCGCGGGTGACGAGGTCGGCCGTCGTGTGCTCGGCGCGGTGCCAGACCTTCGCGTCGAGGTCGAAGTGCTGGTCGTTGTGGCCGTAGAAGGCCCCGA
It includes:
- a CDS encoding long-chain-fatty-acid--CoA ligase, yielding MKQEMRTTDFLDRAVDLYGDVTGVVAHDGTEYTYDEVNDRVNRLAHALVDSGVEQGDRVALLAPNTHYFIEALYATNKLGAVFVPLNYRLATGEYEYILNDCEAGTLIADYDYAEKVEPIRDEIPAETFVGYRADEIAGDDWRDYEAFIDGRSAAEPDRPDISEDDDASINYTSGTTGDPKGVVRTHRTEHWHALVLNQHMEIRDDDTYLWTLPMFHCNGWGHTYAITGTGGTHVCQRTFDAQGVFDRVREDDVTFMCGAPTVLNNLIAYAEEHADVETTGDRDVRIATAGSAPATATIETVEDEFGWRIIHIYGLTETAPIITTSNSPRRLAQRGRELKVKQGFGTLCTDVRVVDEDGEDVPRDGATIGEIVVRGNQVMDRYLNKPDATEEAFNDRVEGYFHTGDLATIDEDGMIAIQDRKKDIIISGGENISSIEVEDILYDHPDVLKAAVIPVPSEQWGETPKALVVPKDDADLDEEGVVSFVGEHLASYKKPTSVDFVDDLPETATGKVQKYELREEYWDDEARKVGQQ
- a CDS encoding 30S ribosomal protein S15, which produces MARMHTRRRGSSGSDKPAADEPPEWSDVDPEKIEERVVELAEQGHDPSQIGIALRDEGVTGTPVPDVKLATGKKITEILEENDAKADVPEDLRNLMERAVRLREHVQANPQDHQNKRALQNTESKVRRLVTYYRGDELEPDFTYSYDVAKELLEG
- a CDS encoding exonuclease; amino-acid sequence: MSTEGRSAEQTSAAAAIESASFVRFVTRADGDGLAASGLLARSLADRGTPFQVTIGRTVASRTAKAAASADTDRAGDETIVIGTADADVPRVGTTDRPATFAACEIVRELGATPDPILALAGLAAAGIDPGAGESEWLLEAARDRGLIDRRPGAVVPTADPVDGIAYSTRVRAPWSGDPEATREALGAVADAARDDPESLDGDDHRAIGSVVALDAVGDETASETAATAIQRALRPYATPDGAFATIGGYADVLAAAARTEPGTGAALTMGHDAVDPALSAWREHGRRAHAALDEASTGRYDGLFVVGTDGGPVEAIARVAAAYRSPEPTALAIGDGEAGLAAREDDLGATVEAVARELADETDGEVEYDGARRRGYLRYDPDVDESTIIATVRGFR
- a CDS encoding KEOPS complex subunit Pcc1 encodes the protein MSRRATATIRTEHDDPDVLARALDPDNTDEMETTAIAPTEIEPGAVRTRIDRETTSGLHSTVDDYVVNVDVAMRVAQHAEPTDAGPASDSDSDPDTNNE
- a CDS encoding 30S ribosomal protein S3ae, translating into MSERSVSRAKQEKRWYTVLAPEQFDRTELGQTPADEPEKVYDRTIETTLGELTDNASENNTKLTFKVTDVGSDAAYTEFIEHSLTRDYLRSLVRRGASKIEAYVTVLTTDDYRVQVQPVAFTTKKADASQEQAIRETMVEMVEDAAADRTFEELIDGVVEGRLSSAIYGEAKTIYPLRRVEIQKATLEAHPEEVAEEEATSVDVDEEDVAADD
- a CDS encoding cupredoxin domain-containing protein, giving the protein MNRRALLAALGSGTAAGLSGCSSVLNLSGGDPCDGESCDIGMTRTEFVPETYEVRVGETVVWKNTSEAVHTVTAYEELIPDDATYFATGGFENQADAYDAWGESRGGRLGTRETFEHTFDVPGTYEYVCIPHERAEMKGTIVVTE
- a CDS encoding protein sorting system archaetidylserine synthase (This PssA-like phosphatidyltransferase, along with a PssD-like decarboxylase, is required in Haloarchaea for the archaeosortase ArtA to replace the PGF-CTERM sorting signal with a C-terminal lipid anchor.); the encoded protein is MLPRFVGRLGAADAVTIANAALGFVAVVVAFVDIHLAARLILLAAIADGLDGILARRYGGTDAGPYLDSLADVASFAVAPAVLAFVVVRGGLGIGFDRVTPEFLLVAAVSALFVAMAVTRLGLYTAYDTTGAYTEGVQTTLAATVIGASILAGVADPRLVLAITGAFCYLMVSRIPYPDLLARDAAIMGVVHALAILVPDFAGRTFPYALLTLGIAYMTLSPWFYWRDDEPQPAETGLHGNA
- a CDS encoding HEAT repeat domain-containing protein encodes the protein MSDEDADTESSNDAEDAEQTADADAEAESVDLDAIRSDLTALEDDLEGLAADLEAAETEDDLDVVEEDIEAFRSDLETIEVPEPPEEEAEDEDEDEESVTPEEELQERYDDIESDVSDLESDLEDQRGPYAEDVVGEIDGVSATITGTRWTEEGNAELIEAVDGFLAELNDLLGSAVTLVDEGEDVSEQLDATLDSAVEAVEGADLDPDDDAETIAGLLDATDGLESGVDDATEWTDLEIREQLRREGFYDVLDHVKDFPPEWHALKVHEKRGNVDMILLALETFDSGFMEEHCMEALERMGPEEATEPMLQKANRRDQAAMRVLGKIGVEDEQVVDTLLDYVDTNPNLQQPAFRALGEIGAEEAVEPIAQQLVADEADVRSWAARALGLIGDTRAIEPLADVLEDDESDRVRASAAWALNQIGTREALEIVAEYEDDRAYLVQAEAENVDLEPVA
- a CDS encoding phospholipase D-like domain-containing protein, which gives rise to MSDRASIVGLVILIASAMLALPVGAIATASATPELSPDAIGPESEALRANADGDADGLRCPADRHRSDDRSSATVGPPRIVELYPNPTVHGNVGEYLVLETPPETALENWTITDGHTTARLPNETVSGRIALSADPAATEPLTADPVLELDGTLRLAVDGDELSLRNGTTTLDTVAYDRAPLAERWYRSDRAAESDSAADAAARGRWWPRDATCLPVSTFDPEEATAFVLPDSPDVPRETIRNAEDRLLLAGYTFTDEAIAADLVDAADRGVDVAVLLESGPVGGAPEETRTRIERLDAAGIDVRVIGGEGARYRYHHAKYLVADDAVLITTENWKPSGVGGASNRGWGVRVSDGDLADGLAAVFEADFDGWDTEPGPAHVENASFVADDPSPAREFDADHPPTTMPVESAELLLAPDNAEPRLKELLASADDELLIEQAGVDPDVSLLEASIDAARRGVTVRLLLDGSWYVADEHERLAARLDRAAARDDLDLDVRLVDDERWNRFEKIHAKGIVVDRETAVVGSANWNDNSLRENREVLLVLHGEAAAAYYADVFEGDWEREGWSFPIELTLPVVLALAAAAIVGRRYVRFGDEQRAVSEAPSRKRR
- a CDS encoding metal-dependent transcriptional regulator; the encoded protein is MNTADQYLKAIYLAQRIEDGPASTGTLADLLDVSPASVNEMIGKLEGRGLVDHEKYKGASLTNEGLERAHDALQTYCIIERFLANVLEVEEFREEARALESVIDDTVAERLDTIIDRPEQCPDCFDPERDYCKHLELEADGHAD